ACATACATAATTTTATCACGTTACTTTCTGAATTGCTTTCTTTGATTGTCTTATTAATCTATTTTTGATTTCTGTGTTATAATACATAAACTCTGAATTTTGTTCCCTTAGTTTTATAAAGAATGAGATTAGTAGCTTGGAACACTCAAGGTTGTGGaaataaaaaaactaaacaaCATCTGCATCATATCATTAGTAATGAAAAACCTGATATCTTATTTCTGTGTGAAACAATGTCTCAGAAACCTTTTCTCAAAAAACTTCTAACTGAGTACCCAAACACTTTCTTTGTTGATCCCACTGGTAAGGCTGGTGGTTTGGCCTTGGCTTGGATTGATGGCTTCCGTTTTGACATTGTTCAATGGAATAAAAATATGCTTAATGTTTTAATaaaaaccaattttcatgaaGACCTCTGGCTTCTAACGACATTTTATGGTTGTCCTCATAAGCCTCTTAAACTAGAATCATGGAAATTCCTAGAGGACATAACACTTAGACTAGCTCATACTGGTATGCCATGGGTTGTAATCAGTGATTACAATCAAATCCTCAGTCCCAATGAAAAGATGGGAGGCTTACCTTTCAATAATATGGAAGCTGACCCTTTCAATAGATTGCTCCAGAGAGTTGATCTTTCTGACTTAGGTTTCAAAGGGAAGGTAATAAGAATATCCAGGAAAGACTATCCAGGAATAATCAAAGGAAAGACTTAGGTCTCTCTAACTTATTTACCTGGAATAATCAAAGGGAAGGTAATAAGAATATCCAGGAAAGACTTGACAAGGCTTATACAAATGATGATTGGATAAGCCGTTTTCCTGTATCCACGCTTACTCATCTTCCCCATATAGGATCTGATCACAGTCCCATTAGGTTGGACTTAAATCCAATTTCAAATAATTATCAACATTTCCCTTTTAAATTTTTTGACACTTGGCTTAATGAAAAAACTTGTATTCAATTAATTTTGAATACTTGGAATTCCTCCTTAATGAATGCAACTGATGTGGTCATTGAAAATCTTCATACTCTATGAGAAAATCTAGCAATTTGGAGGAAAAACGTCTTTGGGGTACCTgataattttttttctaaaatcttaaaaagaattgaaaatattCAGTCTTATAAACATTCTCATAATAAACAACGGCTTCTTAATGAACAATTTTCTGCACAGAATCTCTTTACGACATATAAGAATCTATGTCTAAACAAATCTCTAGAGATAATTTTGTTAAGTTAGGGGAAAGAAATACCAAGTATTTCCACATAAAaactctgaaacgaagaaaacgAAATAACATTGATTGCTTTCTAAATCATAAAGGGAAAATATTTAAAGATAAAGTTCATATTGATGCTGAACTTAAATCTTATTTTGAAACGCTTTTCACGGTTTCACCAACCATCCCTGACCCTGAGCTTATGGGGATTATTCCATCTCTGATGATGATAATTTTAACCTACTTCTTCCTCCATCTGCAGAGGAAATCTGGTTGGTTGTTAAATCAATGAAACCAAATAAGTCACCAGGACCAGATGGCTTTCCGGTGAGTTTTTTCAAACATAATTGGAACCTAGTGGGAAAGAAAATTGTTTCAATTATTCAAGaggtttttaaaacaaaaaaattgaatcCTAAACTCAACGAGATATCCCTTTTCTTAATCCCCAAATTTAAACACCCAAAATCACCTAGTGATTTCAGACCAATAGGATTAAGCAACACTCCTTACAAAATCCTGTCAAAACTGCTAGTAAATAGACTAAAAAAAATTCTTGACAAAATGATTTCACCTTTTCAGTCTGCTTTCTTGTCTTCAAGACAAATAGCAGACAATATTGTTGTTTCTCATGAGGTAATACATTCtcttaaaaaaatgaaaaccaaaaatGGTGGTTTAGGGATTAAAATTGACATGTCGAAAGTTTTCGACAGAGTCAATTGGGACTTTCTGATCCAAACTCTCTCTGCTTTTGGATTTAGTAATGATTGGTGTAACTTAATACATCAATGTGTTTCCACTGCTTCTATTGCAGTTCTGCTAAATGGCAGTCCAGGAGAATTCTTTACCCCCACTAAAGGCTCGAGACAAGGAGATCTGCTATCTCCTTATCTCTTCCTCATATGTATGGATGTTTTCTCGAGGCTCCTATCGGCTAAGGAAAAGACTAAAAACATAACAAGTATAAAAATCTCTAGACATAATCTCCCAATTTCTCACCTCCTTTTTGCAGACGACTGTCTGCTTTTCTCAAAAGAAAATCTAGTTAACTGCAAAAATCTTTTAAACATCATAAGCCAATTTAGTAACGCTTCAGGACGGCTTATAAATTTCTCTAAGTCAGGTATTTTCTTCAGTAAAAAAATCCACTCTAAGCATCAACGAATTATGATCAAGCTTATAACATTAAGAAAATAAGTATCTCTGATTCTTATTTAGGGACTCCTTTATTCATTGATAggtcaaaaatcaaaacttttgacaaaatagttgataatatggaaaaCAGGTCTCAGAGTTGGAATGGTACCTCTATGGTTCAAGCTAGTAAAATGATTCTGATAAAATCTGTTTTATCTAGTATGCCCATCTATCAGATGGGTTGTTTTTCTTTACcaaagaaaataacaaacaaaataaatgCAATCCAACgagatttttggtggggaaaacaAAATCATCACAAAGGATTATGTCCAGTTGGTTGGGATTTCCTTTGTGAGCCAATGGAATTAGGGGGGTTAGGTTTCAAGGATGCAGATTTGATGAATCAAGCCATGATTTCTAAACTGGCTTGGAGATTAGCAACCCAACATAATACAATTCTGGGAACTGTTCTTAAAAGAAAATACTTCAATAATTCAACTATCTTTCAtgctaaaaaaaattataatacctCTTGGATTTGGAGATGTATTTTACAGGGTATCTCTCTAATTCACAAATTCAGCTGCTGGGAGGTAGGTGATGGTAAGTTGATAAATGTTTGGACAGATAAATGGATACCAGGTATGACGGATAATCTTTTAACTTACCGTGGTACCAAATTAAATTCTTTAACACTTGTTTCTGAGCTAATCAACTTAGAAACACAGAAGTGGAATGAACAGATAGTTAGAAATAACTTTCCAAGAGATCTTGCTGAAACGATTCTAAACATTCGTATATTCACAGATATGCAAAATAACTTGAAACAGGACAAACTTAGATGGCTACTAACAAATGACGGAAAATTTTCAGTTAAATCTATGTACAAAAAACTCAAAAACCCATATGTAGATGATAACATGTTAGAAAATGTTATCTTCTGGAAAGCTTTCTGGAAACTAAACATCTCGCAGAGAATAAAAATTTTCCTATGGAAATGTATCCACAATATATTGCCTGTTAGGAAAAAATTAGGCCAATTCATGAAAGATATAGAGTTGAACTGTTTTTTCTGTAATCATGAGTGTGAATCTCTTAAGCATCTTTTTTTCGAGTGTACTCATGCAAAGACGGTATCCATGTTACCTCCTCTAGTAAGTTTAAACCATAATAATGATGCTAATTTCTCTTTTGCAAATATGTATGATGATTGGATTGTAGGGGAAAGTTCAAGCTCTGACATAGAGATAATGGCAACCAAATGATGGTTgatttggaaggaaagatgcCTTAGGGTCTTCCAATCCAAATCCACCACAACTGTTCAGCTAGCCCTTACTGTACAAAGAAACCTAGCATTTTGGTCCCCATTAAAATCACTTTCTGATGAAAACAGGGCACAAGAAATAAACAGTCCCTCTAACTCTTCTGTACAGGCAATTCACATAGGTCAAGGATGGACAAAACCATCTCAAAATCAATTTAAACTAAACTTTGATGCTTCATGGATAGATGctttaaattgtgttggttatgGTCTAATTGTTCGTGATGATACAGGAGTTGCTAGTCAAGCCAGAGCTGGGACTTTCCAAGCCTCATCtgcagaagaagcagaagctctGAGTTTGTTGGAAGCGGCAAAGTGGGCTAAGAGTATGAACTTAAAGGAAATCTGGGTGGAAGGTGATTGTCAGAGACTCATACACTATGCTCAAGGCAAAAAAAGTAATATTTTTTGGAGAAACAAGGCTCTTATAGAAGAAGCAATGAAAATCTTGCATTCATGTCATCATTTTTCGGGTCTTACTTACATGAATAGAAGATGCAATGCAGTGGCTGATACCCTGGCAAAAGAAGCAATAAAAAAACAGATCCACAAGCAACAGTGGTTGCAAATGCCatcttttcttatttcttttctttcgtCTGATTTAAATTTTGCAAACTCTTTTGCTTTATCTAATGTTGTTATCACGGAGAACAATATGTTGGTAGAACCCAATATCTCAAGTCTCCCAACTGAGATAAGAGAAACCAACACTTTGGAAAATCGTATGTACTAGTTTTCTTATCAATCCacttaattttcaaaaaaaaaaaaccactatTTGTCGAGGATTTGCATCTTTTCAAGATGTCTCCTCATCAGGCTGATGGTACAGAACACATCCATTCGATTTCAAACCAGAAGTGGAGATATATCTACCAGGTCGACCACAGCTTAGGGAGGTCATTTAATTAGTGTAAACGAAGTGTAAGGGGATGTCAAAAAATCCCAAGTCTgtgtttttttcttccttcaagtTCCAATTCTGATAAACCTACCCGTTCCTTTCATTTCATCTCACTCAGTAAAATCATGTCATCTCTCTCCACTTTCTCCATCTTCAACTCCATGGAAGCTTCAAAAGGGGGAGGAGCTTCAAGAATTTCCACTCCAAACCCAGAAACTATCAAGAAAAGACTCTTACGAAAGGGTGTTTACCCCACTCCTAAAATCATCCACACACTTCGAAAGAAAGAAATGCTGAAATATATCCGCAAGTCTAAACGTGTAGTTGATAAAACCCTAGATAAACCCTTATCTGAATCTGATAAACAAATTATGGACGAAGAAGCTCAGTTTCAAACTATTAGCCGTGAATATAAAATGGTAACGAAGGAGTTTAAAGGTAAAGAGAGTTATAAAGATGGGGTTTTGATGGTTGGGCAGCCATGGGAGAGGTTAGAGAGAAATGGGTTTAGAGAACTTTCTAGTGTTAGTAAAGAATATGGTGGGAAGAAACTTAAAGGTGAACATTTGAAGGAATTGGGTGAAATTCTTGTAAAGAGAAACAGTGAAGATAGTAACTGGCTTTTGGATGATGACATTGAACTAGGGGATGGGAATTTGATGGAAACTGAAGCAAATAAAGGTTTTTCGGTTAAACGTTCTGTGGGGGATCCGGAGAAAATTAGTTATCTTGTTGACAGGTTCGGTTTCTAAGTCTTTCTTAATTGATAATGTTTATGATAATTTAGTTCCAGATTGTTCATTTTGTGCAGTATTAGTTTAGTTGTTGAGTTTGAATTTTGGATTCTGAGTACATTCTTTATGGTGATGGGCTTTGGTTTAGGTTAATTGCTACAGACTTTAGCATTAGAGACTGGAAATTTGGTAGGTTGATGAAACTATCAGGGTTACATTTTACTGAAGGCCATTTGCTcaaaattgttgaaggattggGGGTTCATGGAAACTGGAGAATTGCATTATCCGTCGTAGAATGGGTTTACAACAACAATGATTACAAACACCAAAAAAGCAGGTAACCAACTTTCTCTACCAATGTTTTATAGGCCTATTGTGCATCTTTATAGTCAAATTACTGTGTACAGTCTATCAGTCTATTGTCGTATTTAAATTAGCTAGTGTCTAGGAATGCACTTCCAGGAGTGAATTCTCTGTCTTGTCATTAATAAAGTTTCCCGTTCGTACAGATTTGTGTATACAAAACTACTATCAGTTCTTGGGAAAGCAAGGAGGCCCAACGAAGCACTTCAAGTTTTTAACCTGATGCGAGTAATGACAAAACCAGTTTTTGAGAAGCTATTGTTTGCATCTTGTTGtttttgattgagttttaacCTTGGGATTTATTCAGGAAGACTGTCATCTATATCCAGACATGCCTGCATATAGGAGCATTGCTGTTACCCTTGGTCAAGCTGGTTATGTGAAAGAATTGACAAACATTATTGAGTGCATGAGGCATAAGCCtctcaaaaaaataaagaatatgCGCCGCAAGAACTGGGATCCATCTCTTGAACCTGACATAGTTGTATACAATGCTGTAAGAACCAAATTACTTTCAGCAAACTCGTCGAACATTTGTTTAGCTTAATTAATTTGCACATCAGATTATCTGGTTCCTTACTGAGTGCTAAGTAATGGTCTTCAGGTACTAAATGCTTGTGTCCCATCCCAGCAATGGAAAGCAGTGTCGTGGGTTCTGCAGCAAATGAGGAAAGGCAGTTTGAAACCTGATGGCGCAACTTATGGACTTGCAATGGAGGTATATTCTCTTGTTCCTGTATTTCCCAACTGCTTTAATACTTCGGGAGCTTTATGTGTGTAAATTATCTGTGACACTTGACGTAAAGGTTACAAACTTCATCCTTGCTGAACCTATTAATTCACAAATCTAGTTTTTCTCAGGACTttctgtttttgaattttttgaaggaAAAGATGTTTAGTTATTTTTGGAGTGACCGAGGCTAGTATAATATACCCCCAGTTACATCTGTATTAAAGTCTTACAGGACGTACTTGTTGAAAGGTAATGCTGAAATCAGGGAAGTATGATCTGGTCCACGACCTATTTGGGAGAATGAGAAGAAATGGGGCAGCTCCAAAAGCTATCACATATAAAGgtattaatttttatttgttttggcCTGATAGGCTGATACACAGGTTAAGTTTGGTTATATATCTTTTTTGCTCCTATTTGCAGTTCTAGTAAAAGCCTTTTGGGAGGAAGGTAAAGTGAATGAAGCTGTCAAAGTTGTCAGGGATATGGAACTACGAGGAGTGGTTGGATCTATGAGCGTGTATTATGAACTAGCCTGCTGCCTTTGCAATAGTGGTAGATGGCAAGAAGCTATGCTAGAGGTACTTCCTTCTTCATTTAGTTTATTTCCTTAGCTTCCAGCATGCTGCTATATTTTCCTTTTGCGTTGACTCTCCTCGCCAAAACATAAGTTTTGACTGCTTTCTTACTTTGTTGAGCCTATTGTGTCGCATATAACATTACAATTGCTCCCTTCTGGAAGTTTAGGTGGACGAAAACATGATTTTGTATTTGGAGTACACTGGGTTATATATTATTTCTTGATTTTAATATATTATCCtgttaattaaaaataaaataaaaatcggtATAACTTACGCCATTCCTATCAACATTCAGATTGAGAAGATGAAAAAGCTTACTCTTACCAAACCTTTGGAGGTAGCCTTCACTGGTATGATATTGTCTTGTCTGGATGGAGGGCATGTGGATGATTGCATATCTATCTTTAAGCAAATGAAGAACCACTGTGCCCCAAACATAGGGACAATTAACGCTATGTTGAAAGTCTATCGTCATAGTGATATGTTTCTAAAAGCGAAGGAGCTGTTTGAAGACACAAAGAGGAGAGGTTCGGTTAATGATGCCAACAGCAATGGTGGCCGTTCCTACCTTGCCCTGGACGTATACACATACAGCTCAATGCTTGAGGCCTCTGCTAGTGCTCATCAATGGGAATATTTTGAGTATGTGTACAAGGAGATGCATCTCTGTGGGTTCCAGCTAGATCAGAACAAACATGCTTGGCTACTTGTCCAAGCATCCATAGCTGGGAAGGTAATTTCCTGACAGAATTTTAGACGTCTTGCTCCCGGTACCAAATGCATTTGTTCTTGCtttattttttcttcaaatgatCAGAATGGACGGGGATATCCGATATTCTGGTTGGCCCCTGTATTCATGGTGAAAAAGTTTTTTTCTTACGATAGCATTACATTTCCTTCAACTGTCTGATTTCTTAAACAAACCAAAACATTTGGTCAGAACCATACTAAATACTGTGTAGTAGTCGTCTCAACAATCTGACTCAATCATAGAAAAGAAAACCAATACTTATTAAGCTAATTTTGTCTTTTGGCTATCCATTCATGTACATTTCCATTAAAGGCACCATTTGTATATGGCCAATCAACTTCTTGTCTGTGGTGCTTATATTTTGAAGGCACTAATCATCTACTCTTTACaaggaaaagaaaatgagaatTCTTGATTTTGCATTTCTGGTTTTTCGCAGTGGCACTTGCTGGAGCATGCATTCGACACCATTTTGGAAGCTGGAGAGATTCCTCTTCCTTCTCTCTTCACTGAGATGGTATGCCAAACTTCAGTTCAGCATAACTATGAAAGAGCTGTTACGCTTGTAAACAGCATGGCTCATGCACCTTTCCAAGTCAGTGAAAATCAGTGGACTGACCTTTTCAGAAGGAATTCAGAGCGAATCAGTGAGGGTGTATTGCAGAAGCTGTTGGATACTCTTCAGAGTAGTGAAGTAGTACAGGAAGCCACCGTCTCAAATTTTTCGAAGTCATTAATATCCCTATGTGAATCAAGTGCCTCAAAAGACTCGACAGGTCTCACAGGTTCTAGTGATGGTGCCTTTGACAAGTCACCCATTGTTGACAGGGATGAACATTCCATAAATGGGCAAGATGGAGACCCTGATTTATATGAGAATCCTCAGATGGGCATAACGTCTAATTCGTTGTTTGACTCAGCACCAGGCATTCAGGACTGCGATGACAACGAAAGTATTGAGGTAACACTAGACTTGCTAACATGTGATTCTAATAAACTTGATAAATCTGGGCCACCCCCTGCATCTGAGATACTTGGAACATGGAAAGATCGTCGTAACAAAGAAGGAATCTTCTTGCCATTTAACCTTCAACCCAAGTAGCCTCAATTGATTGAACCCACTGATGTTTTGGAGTTCTATAGTTAGCGAATTCCCCCATGTTTACTCTCGTGTATTATCTCAAACAGCGCTGTTATCtgtaatatatttgtatataaagTTGGTAATTTATGTGATAAAAGTGTGCAGTTGATTTTAATGAGCTCTACTGTTACTATTGATTGGAGTTTAAACAAATCATATCACAACCCACTGTACAAAGCTTCACCTGCAAAACTGAATTTGCCCACAAAATTTCCTCGACAAGATTAGTCTGTCATGATATTGTAACATCTTTACAACTTCCTACAAAccgatgaaaagaaaacaaaagaacttTACAACTTGAATCTGGCAACTGCAAAATCAGTTACCCATCAATGAACTAAAAACATTCTGTTTCAAGCTTTCAGCAAATATGCACACAAGAGTAAGAGGAACATAAGATACCAACTCAACTGTGTATTATTCAGGTTTAAAGGGGAAGATTCATTAGAACTATATCAAATCCTTGGAATATACATCTCCTGAAAGCGGAGGTAGCAACTTTATTGGAGATGCATCGAGACACCAACACTACTCTTCCACGAATATCAATATACATACAATCAAACACCCTCGTATAAATATCCTGAACAAAGAAGTAATAGAGAAGTTAATCATCctgaaacacattaaaagattaaaaaaaaaaaaccatttgcGCAAAATTTCAAGAGTAACTGCTACATAGCTCTGAGATGTGGTTGGTAGCTTTCCCCTTTTGATGGGAGTGTTTAGATAGTTAAGAAAATTGAAGGCACCTGGGTGGGATATAATCAAAAGGCAGAATTCTCACAAATTCAATAAGGATTCCGAATGACACTCTTTCGGTCTAAGACTCTGACATTGCTATACAACGCATCCAAAACAGATGCGCTAATCTTGTCCAACAACAACCTCCGTTTATTTGGGTAAGAACCAGCTTGTTATCATGTCAGAAGGGTTGAATTTCTATTGTTTTCTTGGAACATTGGAAGAGGTTACTTACATAGACATGAGACATCATTGCACAATTTGGACAAAGGGATCAACTATATTTCCAAAACCCAGGGACGTGGATATTACTGTTAACATAACCTTAAATGTTATACTTTGCTCTAGCGCTTCATCTTCTTATTTGCAAGTGTTGTTTAATTTTTGTGTGCAAAGCGAAACTGTGACCAAATTTATAAGATTGCAAAGTCTCGACCTAATGATTGCAGAGGACTTAAGGAAAAGAAACTGACATGAATTGAAAGCCTGAACGAGCATCTGAGTCAGAATGTTTGGACAAGAACTTACAATGAACAGTAATTTACACAGTTGATTCTCTTTAACTTCATCCCATTTGCCACTGCACTCACAAAGAAGAAATCATTTAAACAGCAAAAAAAATCTTCCATCaagtaaaacataaaaaaaattaaaatcactGAGCTGAAATTGGTATTTAGATCCAGAAATCCACAAATTGGTATTTGTCTGATGCTTCTATTGTTTTCAAGTTTTGCTCGTGCCATATGAAATAAGAATTCACAGTTTAACAGTAATATTACCTTGAGAACTGGTTCACCAGTTTTAGGCGCAGCAGATTGCTTTGCCATTGCTGTCATTTGCGCTTTAGCAGCTCTTCCTGCAGCTGACTTCTCAAAATCCTCTTGCCTAGATTATATAAAAAACAACAATGAAAAATGTTATTAGCAGATTAAGCGTTCCTGTTCAAGGAATCTCACAGGATTTAGTATTACAATAAAATCattgaaatttatttatttattttaactttAGAACCATTTGAAGATTCATATCAACAGAATTTGGTAACTTTCAAAAACTCTACAAAAATCtcaatttaagaccctagaagcAAAAGAATTAAACAATAGATTCAGGACGTTATGGAATCAAACGAAGATAAGGAAGACAAACAATTGCGATAATATAGAGAAGTTAATTGAGGATAAACCTTTTGTGGGCAGCTTCAGCAGCTCTTGATCGAGCTTCTTCAGAAGCTAACCGATCTTCTTCTCTACTCTTCTCTGTTTCTCCACCACCAAAGCACGAAAAGCAAAATCCCATCTCTTCGAAAC
This genomic stretch from Papaver somniferum cultivar HN1 chromosome 5, ASM357369v1, whole genome shotgun sequence harbors:
- the LOC113283499 gene encoding pentatricopeptide repeat-containing protein At5g67570, chloroplastic-like; its protein translation is MSSLSTFSIFNSMEASKGGGASRISTPNPETIKKRLLRKGVYPTPKIIHTLRKKEMLKYIRKSKRVVDKTLDKPLSESDKQIMDEEAQFQTISREYKMVTKEFKGKESYKDGVLMVGQPWERLERNGFRELSSVSKEYGGKKLKGEHLKELGEILVKRNSEDSNWLLDDDIELGDGNLMETEANKGFSVKRSVGDPEKISYLVDRLIATDFSIRDWKFGRLMKLSGLHFTEGHLLKIVEGLGVHGNWRIALSVVEWVYNNNDYKHQKSRFVYTKLLSVLGKARRPNEALQVFNLMREDCHLYPDMPAYRSIAVTLGQAGYVKELTNIIECMRHKPLKKIKNMRRKNWDPSLEPDIVVYNAVLNACVPSQQWKAVSWVLQQMRKGSLKPDGATYGLAMEVMLKSGKYDLVHDLFGRMRRNGAAPKAITYKVLVKAFWEEGKVNEAVKVVRDMELRGVVGSMSVYYELACCLCNSGRWQEAMLEIEKMKKLTLTKPLEVAFTGMILSCLDGGHVDDCISIFKQMKNHCAPNIGTINAMLKVYRHSDMFLKAKELFEDTKRRGSVNDANSNGGRSYLALDVYTYSSMLEASASAHQWEYFEYVYKEMHLCGFQLDQNKHAWLLVQASIAGKWHLLEHAFDTILEAGEIPLPSLFTEMVCQTSVQHNYERAVTLVNSMAHAPFQVSENQWTDLFRRNSERISEGVLQKLLDTLQSSEVVQEATVSNFSKSLISLCESSASKDSTGLTGSSDGAFDKSPIVDRDEHSINGQDGDPDLYENPQMGITSNSLFDSAPGIQDCDDNESIEVTLDLLTCDSNKLDKSGPPPASEILGTWKDRRNKEGIFLPFNLQPK
- the LOC113283503 gene encoding uncharacterized protein LOC113283503, translated to MGFCFSCFGGGETEKSREEDRLASEEARSRAAEAAHKRQEDFEKSAAGRAAKAQMTAMAKQSAAPKTGEPVLKWQMG